DNA sequence from the Acetoanaerobium noterae genome:
AAGAAAGATAGAAATCAAGTTTTTGAAGAACTAAAGGATAATAATATTATTACAAGAAAATATTTTTATCCACTTACAAATGCTATTGAGTGTTATCAGGACGAATATAATGTTGATGATACTCCAGTAGCAAAACACATTGCGGAGCATGTACTGACACTACCATTATATTCAGATTTAGGACTAGAAGATGTTGATAGAATTTGTGAAATTATTAAGAGATAAGAGGTGATTTGATGAAAGGAATTATTTTAGCTGGTGGGAAGGGAACTAGACTATATCCTATGACACAAGCAATATCAAAACAATTATTACCTATTTATGATAAACCAATGATTTATTATCCTCTTTCAGTTTTGATGATGACAGGAATTAGAGAAATACTTATTATTTCAACTCCAGAGGACACACCTATTTATGAGAAACTATTAGGTGATGGATTAAACTTAGGTATTCAAATTGAGTATAAAGTACAAGACACACCAAGAGGGCTTGCGGATGCCTTTATTTTGGGCGAACAGTTTATTGGAAGCGAGAGTGTTTGTTTAATTTTAGGTGATAATATTTTTTACGGACAAGATTTTGTTAGGCAATTAAAAGATGCAAGTAATCTTAAAGAAGGCGCGATAGTCTTTGGATATCCAGTTAAAGACCCAAAATCTTTTGGAGTTGTCGAGTTTGATGATAATAGCAGGGTTGTTTCAATAGAAGAAAAGCCACAGAAACCTAAATCAAATTATGCTGTACCAGGTTTGTACTTCTATGACAATAACGTAGTTGAGATTGCTAAAAATGTAAAGCCTTCTGAACGTGGAGAAATTGAGATTACTTCAATAAATAACGTATACCTTGAAAAGAAGGATTTAAATGTGGTTCTTTTAGGGCGTGGTATGGCATGGCTTGATACTGGAACACCAGAAGGAATGCTTAAGGCTGCTGAATATGTAGAGGCAGTACAAGCAAGACAAGGCTTTTATATTGCATGCCTTGAAGAGATAGCTTGGAGAAGAGGATTTATAGACGATAATAAGCTTAGAGAAGTTGGAGAAAGCCTTAAGATGACAGATTATGGTCAATATATATTGTCGTTGTTAGAAGAGCTATAATCCATAAAAAGAAAGGTGAACTCAGATGAAAAACGTTTTAGTAACAGGTGGAGCTGGATTTATAGGTAGTAACTTTGTCAAGATGATGGTTGAAAAGTATCCAAAGTATAATATTTTAAATCTAGATGCATTAACATATGCTGGAAATCTTGAAAATCTTTCTGATATAGATACAGCTTCTAATTATACATTTGTTAAAGCAGATGTTAGAGATAGAGAGGTAATAGAGCAGATTTTTAATACTCAAGATATAGATTTGGTAGTTAATTTTGCAGCAGAGTCTCATGTGGATAGAAGTATAGATGAACCAGAAGTTTTTTTAACGACTAACATCATAGGAACGCAAGTACTTTTAGATGCCGCAAAGAAATACTGGAAAATCAATCCTGATGACAAATATTGCAAAGAATATAAAGAAGGAGTTAAATTTCTTCAAGTTTCTACTGATGAAGTTTATGGGGCGCTTGGTGAAACAGGTATGTTTGTAGAGACAATGCCTCTTATGCCAAACAGCCCGTATTCAGCATCAAAAGCAAGTGCAGATATGATTGTTAGAGTTTATAATGAAACTTTTGGATTACCTGTTAATATTACAAGATGTAGTAACAATTATGGTCCATATCAATTTCCAGAAAAGCTAATACCATTGATGATTAATAACTGTATGAAAGGAAAAAATCTTCCTGTATACGGGGATGGAATGCAAGTAAGAGATTGGCTCCATGTTTCTGATCACTGTTCAGCAATTGACACAGTTCTTCATAAAGGTATAGATGGAGAAGTTTATAATGTTGGTGGAAATAACGAGAAAGCTAATATAGAAATAGTAAAACTAATTATTAATACTCTTGGAAAGTCAGAAAATCTGATTAAGTATGTTAAAGATCGTCCAGGTCATGATCGAAGGTATGCAATTGACAATACTAAAATTACTACTGAACTTAGATGGGAGCCACAATATACCTTTGAACAAGGTATGAAAGAAACAATTCAATGGTACCTTGATAATACTAATTGGATTGAGAATATCATTTCAGGTGACTATGCGAATTACTATGACAGAATGTACATGGGGGTTTAGCTGTTCTGAGATTTTATAATAATTTCCAAGACTGCCTAATCTAATATTCATATCCCCAGAAATACAAGTCATCAAGATGGATGGTGTATATTTTTGGTATAAGTTATTTGATATGGTAGAAAAGATATTGCCATTCAGTTTATTTAAATCGCTAAAGTTTACTTCAAAAATTAAGGGTTTGTCTGATAGATGGGTGATGTCACATTTTTTATTAAGTATTCTGAGCTTATATACCATAAACACTAATATCTCAAGAGGAATTAAAACAATAATTGTAGTATATACGGCTTTACTTATTTTTGAAATTGTTATTTATCAAAATAATATTCTTTTATTTTATCCCTATAAATCATACATAAATAAAAAACCCCAGACTGTTTAGTGAATCTATTAGGTCTAATTATTAAGAAAAATATTAGACCTCTTTTTATAATTTCCATTCGGGACATATGTCCTTTAGAAACCCTTTTATTAATTCTATAATGAAATTAAGCAGATGAGGAGGATAAGAGTTGAAGGAGTTGTTTAGAAAAGATTATCCTATGTTCAAGCTTGTTTTAAATTCAAAGCCGGATATTTTAGATAAGTGGGAAGTGCTGGATTTTGAAAAGGATGAGGTCATTTGCAAGTACAATGAGGTTTATGAATATTTTTGTGTGCTTCTAAAAGGAAGCATCAATATCTACCATACCTCGGAGAAGGGGAAAACCTATTCCCAGTCTGTATATAAAGAAGGAAGCTATTTTGGTGAGCTAGAGATATTTCACAGTTTGCCCTATGTATGCGAGATAAAGGCTATGAACAGAGTAAGGCTTATAAGGCTGAAAAAATGTTATTTTGAGAAATGGATTAACAGTGATAATGAGGTAGCGATTTATATATTAAAAAGTCTATGTAAGACTAGCTACGAACTTTCAAAGAAGGCTATAGTTGATACCCTGTATTCACTTAAGTTTAGAATCTGCGATTATCTCATCACTTCTTATGAGAGCAGAGTAAAGAAAGAGCACAACAAGTTTTACATCAGCAAAGACCATCTCAGTGAGCACTTTGTGGTTACTAGAAGAAGTATAAATAGGATACTTAAGGATATCCACGACAAGGGTTACATAAGTGTATATAGAGACAAGATTGAGATTCTGGATATTGATTCTCTGATTGATGAAAGAGAAAGTGAGCGGTATTAAGCCGATTTGGCTAAAATATACATAAGGAGGAGAAGGATTTGAAGAAGAAAATATTTGGATTTGTAAGTATGTTTTTGATTATGGCTATGGTGATGGTAGGCTGCGCAGGCAATCAGCCAGCTGAGCAAAGTGAAGAGCCAGCGACAGAGGAAGCTAGTGCGCTTAAGGTAGCTCTAGTAGTAGCTGGAGGATTAGGTGACAGATCTTTTTATGATTCAAGTAATGAAGGTCTAAAGATGGCAATTGAAAAGCTAGGAGTAGAAGGCAAGGTACTTGAGTGTAAGAATGACCCTACTCTATATACTGACCAGCTAGTTCAGGCATCTACTGCAAGTGATGTTGTGGTTGTAGTTGGTTTTGAGTTTTATGATGTAATCCAAGAGGTAGCAGCTGAGTTTCCTGACAAGAAGTACATCTATATCGACAATGTTATTGAAAATGTAGAAAATATCACATGCATAGACTACAAGGAAAATGAAGGTTCTTTCTTATCAGGAGCACTAGCTGCTATGGAATCTAAGACTGGAAAGATAGGTATGGTTGGGGGTATGGATATACCAGTAATCAGAAATTTCCAAGTTGGTTATGAGGCTGGAGCAAAGTATATCAATCCGGATATCCAAGTTGAGACTATTTTTGCTGGAGATTTTGAAGACCCTGCTAAAGGTAAGGAAAGTGCTCTTGCATTATATGCAAAAGATATTGATATAGTTTTCCAAGTTGCTGGTAAAACTGGCGAAGGTGTGTTTGAGGCAGCAAAGGATACAGGCAAGTTTGCTATAGGTGTGGACTCTGACCAAAGATACATAAATCCAGATGCAATCATTGCAAGTATGATTAAAGGTGTGGACATTTCTATTTATGAAACTATAGAGAAGATTCAAAAGGGTGAGTTTGAATCTGGTAATGTTTATGAGTACGGAGCAAAAGAAAACGGTGTAAGAATAGCTTATGGAACTGAGGATATGCCAAAGCTAGTGTCTGATGAGGCTATGAATCAGATACAAGAGCTTACAGCTATGATAATCCAAGGAGATATAGAGGTTCCAGAGGCAAACTAATACTAGGATTGTAAAAAGAAGAAGCTCGCTTCTTCTTTTTTTCTAGGTTGATATAAGGAGAGCTAGGTATGAGCGAAGAGATTATTAAGTTAATAGGTATTACTAAGAGGTTTCCAGGAGTGCTTGCAAACGACAATGTAACTCTAGATGTAAGAAAAGGAGAAATCTATGCTTTAGTAGGAGAAAATGGAGCGGGAAAATCTACTCTGATGAAAACTATGTATGGACTTCACCAGCCTACAGAGGGAGAGGTATGGATTAAGGGTAAGAAGATTGAGGATTTTAGTCCATCTACAGCTATAAAAAATGGAATAGGTATGGTGCATCAGCATTTTATGCTACTGCCATCGTTTACTATTGCAGAAAATATAGTTCTAGGTAAAGAGCTCAGAAAAAACAGAGTATTTCTAGACAAGGATGAAGCAAATAAAAAGGTGATAAGTCTATCAAAGGAATATGGACTAGAGGTAGATCCAAAGCTAAAGATAGAGGATGCTTCAGTAGGGCTACAGCAGAGAGTTGAGATACTAAAGGCTCTATATAAGGGAGCAGATATTTTGATTCTAGATGAGCCTACAGCTGTGCTTACTCCTCAGGAAACTAAGGAGCTGTTTGCAGTTATTAAAAAGCTCGTAAAGGAAAAGGATATGACTGTTATTATCATAACTCATAAGCTAAATGAGGTAATTGAGATATCAGACAGAGTAGGGGTCATGAGGGCAGGAAAGCTCATAGGAGTAGAAAATACAAAGGATGTCACTGAGAAGATACTAGCAGAGATGATGGTTGGAAGAGAGGTACTATTTGAGCAGATAGATAAAAATGATGCCTATGGCGATATTTTAGTACAGGTGGATAATTTATGGGTAAAGGACAACAGGGGATTTGACGCTATAAAGGGGATATCTTTTGGAGTGAGAGCTGGAGAGATTCTAGGAATAGCTGGAATAGAAGGAAACGGACAAAGTGAGCTTATAGAGGCTCTTACAGGAATTAGAAAAGTAGAAAAGGGCAAGGTATATATAAAAAATAAAGAGGCTACGAATTTATCACCTAAGAAAATAAGAGAAATGGGAACATCTCATATCCCTGAGGATAGATTGACAACTGGCATGAGCAAGGACTCTAGTATAGAGGACAATATCCTAATGGGCAAACAACACAACGAGGAGTTTGCTACAAAGGGTATTCAGCTAAAGAGAAAGAGTATAAAAAAGTATGCCAAGGATTTAATTGAGAAGTTTGATGTGAGAACTGCATCTGAAGAGGTGAAAATGGGCTCGCTTTCAGGTGGTAATATGCAAAAGGTGATAATAGCTAGAGAGTTTTCTTTTGATACTCCGATTTTATTTATCTCTCAGCCGACTAGAGGGGTGGATATAGGGGCTATAGAGTTTATCCATGAGCAGATAGTGAAAAAGAGAAACGAGGGCTGCGCTATAGTTCTTGTGTCTGCTGAACTAGATGAGATTTTTAGGCTATCTGACAGGATTCTTTGTCTTTATGAAGGAAATATTACTGGGAAATTTAAAAATGGAGAGATTTCGAAGCTTGACATTGGTTACTATATGACTGGAAATAGGAATTAGGATGGTGTAGGCATGAGAGGAAAGTTTAATGAACAATTAGAATATCTGGGTTCTCTTTTTATTGCGATATTTCTAGCTCTTGTTCTCGGAGCTGGAATTATGATTTTAAATGGAAAGAATCCGGTGCAGGGCTATATGGCTCTAGTAAGTGGAGCTCTAGGCTCAAAGTATTTGCTTGCAACTACTCTAGCAAAAACAGTACCGCTTATTCTGACTGGACTTGCTACAGCTATTTCATTTAAAAGTGGAATTTTTAATATAGGTGGTGAAGGTCAGCTTTATTTAGGAGCTTTTGCTGCTGCTTATGTAGGGTTTACTTTTACAGAGCTTCCTGTGGTGGCAGGGATAGTATTAGCAGTGATAGCGGCTATGGTAGTAGGCGGGCTTTATGCTTTTATACCAGCGCTTTTGAAAGTGTATTACAACATAGATGAGGTTATTACTACGATAATGTTTAACAGTATAGCAATTATGTTTACTGGATATCTAGTAAACTATCCATTTCAGGCATCTCAAGGGAAAATGGGTGGAACTGATATGATAGCTGAGGGATTCAAGTTTCCAAAGCTAGTAGCTATGAGCAAGCTAAATACCAGTATTTTTTATACTATGATTATTGCAGTTTTGATTTATTACTTAATGAAAAAGACTTCATATGGCTACAACTTTAAGATAGTAGGAGAAAACAGCATTTTTTCTAGGTATGCAGGGATAAATAATAAGAAGTATATGATTTGGGCGATGATTATCTCTGGTGCTTTATGTGGTATAGCAGGGGCTTTTGAGGTATATGGAACTCATTATAGATTTTTGCAAAACATTTCAAAGGGATTGGCCTTTGATGGGATGCTAGTATCTCTTATTGTTAAGAACAATCCTGTAGGGATAGTGCTGATGTCGCTATTCTTTGCGATTTTAAAGACGGGGTCAAATGCTATGGAGCTAAATACAGGGGTTCCTTCTGAACTTATTTTAGTTATTCAGTCGGTTATCATTTTATTTATAGCAGGTGAGAGCGGATTTAAGGAGATATTAAAAAGAAGACAGCTAAATAAAGCAAGGAAGGTGAAATAATGAAGGATATATTTGATTTGGCTCTACTACAAAATACCATCAGAACAGCTACTCCCCTTATTTTAGCAGCTCTAGGCGGTCTTCTTACCATGCATGCAGGGATACTAAATATAGGTATGGAGGGCATGATACTTATAGGGGCTTTTTTCGGAGTATTAGGAAGCTACTTTTTTGCCTCTTCTTTTATGGGTGTAGTTCTTGCTATTATTTCTGGAATTGTTATAGGGGCTTTATTTGGCTTCTTTGTTATTGAATTAAAATCAGATGAGTTTATTATAGGTATCGCTATTAATATTTTTGCAGGTGGACTTACAGTTTTTTTACTTAGAAGTATTTTTGGCGTGAAAGGTGCTTTTTCTTCACCAGATATCAAGCCGCTTCCGGATTTGCATCTTCCATTTTTGGATAAAATTGAGGTGCTGGATAAGATATTTAACAATCACTCGATTTTAGTGTATGTAAGCTGGATACTTGTGTTACTTATATATATTTTGCTTTACAAAACTCCTTATGGCTACTGGATAAGAGGGGTAGGAGAGCATGAAGAGGCTATAGAGACGGCAGGGATTAATCCTAAGAAAATAAAGTACATTTCATCTATTTTAGGTGGAGTTTTCTGTGGGATAGCAGGAGCTCATCTTTCGCTGGGATATCTTACTCTATTTACTGAAAATA
Encoded proteins:
- the rfbA gene encoding glucose-1-phosphate thymidylyltransferase RfbA; amino-acid sequence: MKGIILAGGKGTRLYPMTQAISKQLLPIYDKPMIYYPLSVLMMTGIREILIISTPEDTPIYEKLLGDGLNLGIQIEYKVQDTPRGLADAFILGEQFIGSESVCLILGDNIFYGQDFVRQLKDASNLKEGAIVFGYPVKDPKSFGVVEFDDNSRVVSIEEKPQKPKSNYAVPGLYFYDNNVVEIAKNVKPSERGEIEITSINNVYLEKKDLNVVLLGRGMAWLDTGTPEGMLKAAEYVEAVQARQGFYIACLEEIAWRRGFIDDNKLREVGESLKMTDYGQYILSLLEEL
- the rfbB gene encoding dTDP-glucose 4,6-dehydratase — encoded protein: MKNVLVTGGAGFIGSNFVKMMVEKYPKYNILNLDALTYAGNLENLSDIDTASNYTFVKADVRDREVIEQIFNTQDIDLVVNFAAESHVDRSIDEPEVFLTTNIIGTQVLLDAAKKYWKINPDDKYCKEYKEGVKFLQVSTDEVYGALGETGMFVETMPLMPNSPYSASKASADMIVRVYNETFGLPVNITRCSNNYGPYQFPEKLIPLMINNCMKGKNLPVYGDGMQVRDWLHVSDHCSAIDTVLHKGIDGEVYNVGGNNEKANIEIVKLIINTLGKSENLIKYVKDRPGHDRRYAIDNTKITTELRWEPQYTFEQGMKETIQWYLDNTNWIENIISGDYANYYDRMYMGV
- a CDS encoding Crp/Fnr family transcriptional regulator, which encodes MKELFRKDYPMFKLVLNSKPDILDKWEVLDFEKDEVICKYNEVYEYFCVLLKGSINIYHTSEKGKTYSQSVYKEGSYFGELEIFHSLPYVCEIKAMNRVRLIRLKKCYFEKWINSDNEVAIYILKSLCKTSYELSKKAIVDTLYSLKFRICDYLITSYESRVKKEHNKFYISKDHLSEHFVVTRRSINRILKDIHDKGYISVYRDKIEILDIDSLIDERESERY
- a CDS encoding BMP family lipoprotein; this encodes MKKKIFGFVSMFLIMAMVMVGCAGNQPAEQSEEPATEEASALKVALVVAGGLGDRSFYDSSNEGLKMAIEKLGVEGKVLECKNDPTLYTDQLVQASTASDVVVVVGFEFYDVIQEVAAEFPDKKYIYIDNVIENVENITCIDYKENEGSFLSGALAAMESKTGKIGMVGGMDIPVIRNFQVGYEAGAKYINPDIQVETIFAGDFEDPAKGKESALALYAKDIDIVFQVAGKTGEGVFEAAKDTGKFAIGVDSDQRYINPDAIIASMIKGVDISIYETIEKIQKGEFESGNVYEYGAKENGVRIAYGTEDMPKLVSDEAMNQIQELTAMIIQGDIEVPEAN
- a CDS encoding ABC transporter ATP-binding protein, whose translation is MSEEIIKLIGITKRFPGVLANDNVTLDVRKGEIYALVGENGAGKSTLMKTMYGLHQPTEGEVWIKGKKIEDFSPSTAIKNGIGMVHQHFMLLPSFTIAENIVLGKELRKNRVFLDKDEANKKVISLSKEYGLEVDPKLKIEDASVGLQQRVEILKALYKGADILILDEPTAVLTPQETKELFAVIKKLVKEKDMTVIIITHKLNEVIEISDRVGVMRAGKLIGVENTKDVTEKILAEMMVGREVLFEQIDKNDAYGDILVQVDNLWVKDNRGFDAIKGISFGVRAGEILGIAGIEGNGQSELIEALTGIRKVEKGKVYIKNKEATNLSPKKIREMGTSHIPEDRLTTGMSKDSSIEDNILMGKQHNEEFATKGIQLKRKSIKKYAKDLIEKFDVRTASEEVKMGSLSGGNMQKVIIAREFSFDTPILFISQPTRGVDIGAIEFIHEQIVKKRNEGCAIVLVSAELDEIFRLSDRILCLYEGNITGKFKNGEISKLDIGYYMTGNRN
- a CDS encoding ABC transporter permease, with the protein product MRGKFNEQLEYLGSLFIAIFLALVLGAGIMILNGKNPVQGYMALVSGALGSKYLLATTLAKTVPLILTGLATAISFKSGIFNIGGEGQLYLGAFAAAYVGFTFTELPVVAGIVLAVIAAMVVGGLYAFIPALLKVYYNIDEVITTIMFNSIAIMFTGYLVNYPFQASQGKMGGTDMIAEGFKFPKLVAMSKLNTSIFYTMIIAVLIYYLMKKTSYGYNFKIVGENSIFSRYAGINNKKYMIWAMIISGALCGIAGAFEVYGTHYRFLQNISKGLAFDGMLVSLIVKNNPVGIVLMSLFFAILKTGSNAMELNTGVPSELILVIQSVIILFIAGESGFKEILKRRQLNKARKVK
- a CDS encoding ABC transporter permease, giving the protein MKDIFDLALLQNTIRTATPLILAALGGLLTMHAGILNIGMEGMILIGAFFGVLGSYFFASSFMGVVLAIISGIVIGALFGFFVIELKSDEFIIGIAINIFAGGLTVFLLRSIFGVKGAFSSPDIKPLPDLHLPFLDKIEVLDKIFNNHSILVYVSWILVLLIYILLYKTPYGYWIRGVGEHEEAIETAGINPKKIKYISSILGGVFCGIAGAHLSLGYLTLFTENMSAGKGFISLAAIIFGGSNPIKVYGASLLFGFFDALGIRMQSLGIASQFTQMIPYVATVLVLFMVAQKKLMKRKGN